One region of gamma proteobacterium HIMB55 genomic DNA includes:
- a CDS encoding 2-amino-4-hydroxy-6-hydroxymethyldihydropteridine pyrophosphokinase (PFAM: 7,8-dihydro-6-hydroxymethylpterin-pyrophosphokinase (HPPK)~TIGRFAM: 2-amino-4-hydroxy-6-hydroxymethyldihydropteridine pyrophosphokinase) → MTLAVIALGANIDDPVAQLKEAYKRLKKLPNLTAVEASPIYQSPPMGPQDQPPYYNAVISGQFTGEPLALLVALQDIENSMGRVKRRHWGERCIDLDIIQLGENETKLPNLTIPHPGIKDRLFVVQPMIDILGTDHKVPGLLELGTLRQALSAETLTLCENAVLG, encoded by the coding sequence ATGACATTAGCAGTCATTGCACTCGGTGCGAATATCGACGATCCAGTGGCCCAACTGAAAGAAGCTTACAAGCGCTTAAAAAAGCTTCCTAATCTAACCGCTGTCGAAGCGTCTCCCATTTATCAATCACCCCCCATGGGCCCACAAGATCAACCGCCCTACTACAACGCGGTTATCTCTGGGCAATTTACGGGCGAGCCCCTCGCATTGCTTGTAGCTCTGCAAGACATCGAAAACTCTATGGGGCGCGTAAAAAGACGGCACTGGGGCGAGCGATGTATCGATCTCGATATTATTCAACTGGGCGAGAACGAAACGAAATTACCCAATCTGACTATTCCTCACCCAGGAATAAAAGACCGGTTATTCGTTGTTCAACCCATGATCGACATACTCGGCACAGACCACAAGGTGCCGGGACTTCTCGAACTTGGTACCCTTCGCCAAGCGCTCAGTGCAGAGACGCTAACACTATGCGAGAACGCCGTTCTTGGTTGA
- a CDS encoding deoxynucleoside kinase (PFAM: Deoxynucleoside kinase) yields MTETTTAPVDLQGRTPQPYIAVEGPIGVGKTTLAKRLAELFDYQLLLEDAHENPFLNKFYENRRQNALATQLFFLFQRVQKMDDLKQQDMFKPLRIADFLIDKDPIFAQVNLDPDEFELYQKVYSQMTVDAPTPDLVIYLQASVDRLLERIDRRGIAAERTISRQYLEELNEVYSEFFLYYDAAPLLIVNANQLDLVNRQEDFAQLVDYALDIKAGRHYYNPTSID; encoded by the coding sequence GTGACAGAAACAACAACAGCGCCTGTCGATCTGCAAGGCCGAACGCCTCAGCCTTACATCGCTGTAGAGGGTCCTATTGGGGTCGGTAAAACCACTCTAGCCAAGCGCCTGGCAGAGCTCTTTGATTATCAGCTGCTACTCGAGGATGCCCACGAGAACCCCTTCCTAAACAAGTTCTATGAAAATCGCCGCCAGAATGCCCTGGCAACTCAACTCTTCTTTTTGTTTCAGCGCGTTCAAAAAATGGACGATCTGAAACAACAGGATATGTTTAAGCCACTGCGTATCGCGGATTTCCTGATCGATAAAGATCCTATTTTCGCGCAAGTAAACCTAGACCCTGACGAATTCGAGCTTTACCAGAAGGTCTACAGCCAAATGACGGTAGATGCTCCCACCCCCGATTTAGTGATCTATCTGCAAGCCTCCGTTGATCGACTTTTAGAGAGAATCGATCGACGAGGGATCGCTGCAGAACGAACAATCAGCCGCCAGTACCTCGAAGAGCTAAATGAGGTGTACAGCGAGTTTTTTCTTTACTACGATGCCGCGCCATTACTCATTGTGAATGCCAATCAGCTGGATTTAGTTAATCGACAAGAGGACTTTGCCCAGCTAGTGGATTATGCTCTCGACATCAAAGCTGGGCGGCATTATTACAACCCAACATCCATAGACTAA
- a CDS encoding ketopantoate hydroxymethyltransferase (PFAM: Ketopantoate hydroxymethyltransferase~TIGRFAM: 3-methyl-2-oxobutanoate hydroxymethyltransferase), with protein MSDRITTSKLEAMKTAGEKFVMVTAYDATFARLVSDAGAECILVGDSLGMVLQGHDTTVPVSLEAMVYHTECVARARPRSMIVSDLPFMTYSSPDVALAASMELMQKGAQMVKLEGGTWLSETIHQLVQRGIPVCAHLGLTPQSVNVFGGYRVMGRTPKEAKSILADAVEIQDAGASILLLECVPEELAADISSKLDIPVIGIGAGAGTDAQVLVLHDLLGLTEKPAKFVQNFMTEADTVQDAIAGFVNAVKVGTYPQSEHTYR; from the coding sequence ATGTCTGACCGAATTACCACCAGCAAGCTAGAAGCCATGAAAACGGCGGGTGAAAAGTTTGTGATGGTGACAGCCTACGACGCCACGTTTGCGCGCCTCGTAAGTGATGCAGGCGCAGAGTGTATTCTTGTCGGCGACTCGCTCGGCATGGTATTGCAGGGTCACGACACAACCGTCCCCGTGTCCCTCGAGGCGATGGTCTATCACACTGAATGTGTCGCGCGCGCTCGTCCGCGCTCAATGATCGTCTCAGATCTGCCATTTATGACCTATTCATCGCCCGATGTAGCACTTGCTGCCAGTATGGAGCTGATGCAAAAAGGCGCTCAGATGGTAAAGCTTGAAGGTGGCACATGGCTGAGTGAGACCATTCACCAACTGGTACAACGCGGTATCCCTGTTTGTGCACACCTTGGTTTAACACCTCAGTCGGTCAACGTCTTTGGCGGCTATCGCGTCATGGGGCGAACACCTAAAGAGGCCAAATCGATACTTGCAGATGCAGTAGAAATCCAGGATGCGGGGGCTAGCATTCTACTGCTCGAATGCGTACCGGAAGAACTCGCTGCAGACATCTCATCAAAGCTCGATATCCCCGTTATCGGTATCGGCGCAGGCGCAGGAACCGACGCACAAGTCCTCGTTTTGCATGACTTACTTGGACTCACAGAGAAGCCTGCAAAATTCGTCCAGAACTTCATGACAGAAGCCGACACCGTTCAAGACGCCATAGCGGGCTTTGTTAACGCGGTTAAGGTCGGAACCTACCCGCAGTCAGAGCACACTTACCGCTAG
- a CDS encoding pantothenate synthetase (PFAM: Pantoate-beta-alanine ligase~TIGRFAM: pantoate--beta-alanine ligase) translates to MEILDSIEAMRAWRKSIPKDARVGFAPTMGNLHAGHISLVKQASIDSDVVVASIFVNPMQFGANEDLDAYPRTMAADLEKLKAAGTTAVFTPTIDDIYPGGVDNHTAVEVPGLTDVLCGASREGHFKGVTTVVNKLFGAVRPDVAVFGAKDLQQVLVIKKMVRDLLIPTDIVTVPTMRETDGLAMSSRNGYLTPAERQLAPHFSQALADCAEAIANDSNAVTASLSTAYDALTAHGFKIDYLEARKTFDLSVATSVDEEIALFGAVYLGKTRLIDNRVISPS, encoded by the coding sequence ATGGAAATTCTCGACAGCATCGAGGCGATGCGGGCGTGGCGCAAGTCAATTCCGAAAGACGCCCGAGTGGGTTTCGCGCCGACCATGGGCAATCTACACGCTGGGCATATTTCACTGGTTAAGCAAGCATCAATCGACAGCGATGTTGTTGTTGCCTCCATTTTTGTTAACCCCATGCAGTTCGGTGCAAACGAGGACCTCGACGCCTACCCACGAACTATGGCGGCTGACCTGGAGAAGCTTAAAGCGGCAGGCACTACAGCGGTATTTACCCCAACGATAGACGACATCTACCCAGGGGGCGTCGATAACCACACGGCGGTCGAGGTCCCTGGGCTCACTGATGTTCTGTGCGGCGCATCACGAGAAGGACACTTCAAGGGTGTGACAACGGTGGTCAATAAACTTTTTGGAGCAGTACGTCCGGATGTCGCTGTATTTGGCGCAAAGGATCTCCAGCAAGTTCTCGTTATTAAGAAAATGGTTCGCGATCTACTGATACCGACAGACATCGTAACTGTGCCTACAATGCGAGAAACGGATGGGCTCGCGATGAGCTCTAGAAACGGCTACTTAACGCCGGCTGAACGTCAACTTGCACCGCACTTCTCGCAGGCCTTGGCTGATTGTGCTGAGGCAATCGCAAACGATAGCAACGCCGTTACGGCATCGCTTAGCACGGCATATGATGCCCTAACTGCTCATGGGTTTAAGATTGATTACCTCGAGGCCCGAAAGACGTTTGATCTCTCAGTAGCGACGAGCGTCGACGAAGAGATCGCTTTATTTGGCGCCGTTTATCTGGGTAAGACGCGGCTCATTGATAACCGCGTGATATCCCCATCCTAA
- a CDS encoding putative sodium:solute symporter, VC2705 subfamily (PFAM: Sodium:solute symporter family~TIGRFAM: probable sodium:solute symporter, VC_2705 subfamily), producing MSLTVLTYLVVGFTFALYIGIAIATRASSTKDFYVADGGVHPIANGMATAADWMSAASFISMAGLIALSYNGYGGSVFLMGWTGGYVLLALLIAPYLRKYGKYTVPDFIGERYYSDTARVVAVICLILCSVTYVIGQMKGVGVAFSRFLETDYETGLGIGMLIVFFYAVLGGMKGITYTQIAQYVVLITAYTIPAIFISLQLTGNPLPQLGLGSTLAGSDMYLLDKLDLILVDLGFQEYTTTLRGSTLNMVAFTASLMIGTAGLPHVIIRFFTVPSVAAARRSAGWALVFIAILYTTAPAIAAMARLNIVDTMQASDGQALFIEDKPAWFENWEQTGLLEVEDLNGDGRIEYTADPATNELTKLDNDILVLANPEIAQLPNWVIALVAAGGLAAALSTAAGLLLAISSAISHDLLKSTYMPSISERAELRASRIAMAVAVLGAGYLGLNPPGFAAGTVALAFGLAASSLFPALLMGIFARGISREGAVAGMLAGISVTLLYVFQHKGIMFIPGTSFLGDMSPNWFFGIEPNAFGVVGAAVNFTVAFIVSRVTKSPPSEVQELLDFLHEPGDGK from the coding sequence ATGAGCCTTACTGTATTAACCTACCTCGTCGTTGGCTTTACGTTCGCACTGTATATCGGTATTGCGATAGCAACCCGCGCCTCTTCAACCAAAGATTTCTACGTAGCAGACGGCGGTGTGCATCCCATCGCAAACGGTATGGCGACCGCGGCTGACTGGATGTCCGCGGCCTCCTTCATTTCCATGGCGGGTCTGATCGCATTGTCGTACAACGGCTACGGTGGCTCTGTGTTCCTCATGGGCTGGACCGGCGGTTATGTATTACTTGCGCTGTTGATAGCGCCTTACCTACGTAAATATGGAAAGTACACAGTCCCTGACTTTATCGGGGAGCGCTATTACTCAGACACTGCTCGGGTGGTTGCTGTCATCTGCCTGATTCTTTGTTCGGTGACCTATGTCATCGGTCAAATGAAAGGCGTCGGCGTCGCATTCTCACGGTTCCTCGAAACGGACTACGAAACGGGTCTGGGTATCGGCATGCTGATCGTATTCTTCTACGCCGTCTTGGGTGGAATGAAGGGCATTACCTACACGCAAATTGCACAATATGTGGTGCTAATTACGGCCTATACCATTCCTGCGATTTTCATCAGTCTACAGCTAACAGGAAACCCACTGCCGCAGTTAGGGTTGGGGTCGACGCTCGCCGGTAGCGATATGTATCTGTTGGATAAGCTCGATTTGATTCTGGTTGATTTGGGCTTTCAGGAGTACACGACAACGCTTCGCGGCAGCACCTTGAACATGGTGGCGTTTACCGCCTCACTCATGATCGGAACGGCCGGGCTGCCCCATGTCATTATTCGATTTTTTACTGTCCCAAGTGTGGCAGCCGCTCGTCGGTCTGCTGGTTGGGCGCTGGTATTTATCGCCATTCTTTACACCACTGCACCCGCCATCGCGGCAATGGCTAGGTTAAATATCGTTGACACCATGCAGGCATCAGATGGTCAGGCGCTCTTTATTGAGGACAAGCCCGCCTGGTTTGAAAACTGGGAGCAAACGGGGTTATTGGAGGTCGAGGATCTCAATGGCGATGGTCGTATCGAGTACACAGCTGATCCTGCGACGAACGAATTGACTAAGCTCGATAACGATATTTTGGTTCTAGCGAACCCTGAAATCGCACAGCTGCCCAATTGGGTGATCGCCCTAGTCGCTGCTGGTGGCTTAGCGGCGGCTCTATCTACGGCCGCCGGGCTTCTATTAGCTATCTCGAGTGCCATCTCGCATGACCTACTCAAGAGCACTTATATGCCGTCCATTTCTGAGCGTGCTGAGCTCCGTGCCTCCCGCATCGCGATGGCGGTAGCCGTTCTTGGGGCTGGATACCTTGGGCTCAATCCGCCTGGCTTTGCTGCAGGGACGGTCGCATTGGCCTTCGGGCTTGCCGCTTCCTCACTGTTCCCTGCGTTGCTTATGGGTATTTTCGCTCGTGGCATAAGTCGCGAGGGCGCGGTAGCGGGCATGTTGGCAGGTATTTCTGTAACCCTGCTTTACGTCTTCCAGCATAAGGGCATTATGTTTATCCCCGGCACCAGCTTCTTGGGTGATATGTCGCCAAATTGGTTCTTCGGAATCGAGCCAAACGCCTTTGGCGTGGTTGGTGCGGCTGTTAATTTCACGGTGGCCTTCATCGTTAGTCGTGTGACTAAATCACCACCGAGTGAAGTTCAGGAGTTACTCGACTTTCTTCATGAGCCGGGCGATGGCAAATAA
- a CDS encoding putative solute:sodium symporter small subunit (TIGRFAM: putative solute:sodium symporter small subunit) — MRLEKGDVQRMAEVDNKNARRAHFSAQVRGLMLKLLVIWFVVSFGFGILLVEPLNEIRLGGYKLGFWFAQQGSIFVFIALIFYFAAAMSRLEREYRERGEGSEQ; from the coding sequence ATGCGTTTGGAAAAGGGAGATGTCCAACGAATGGCTGAGGTCGATAATAAAAACGCGCGTAGAGCGCATTTTTCAGCACAGGTACGAGGATTGATGCTGAAACTATTGGTGATCTGGTTTGTTGTTAGCTTTGGCTTCGGCATCCTGTTGGTTGAGCCACTCAATGAGATTCGTTTAGGCGGATACAAGCTGGGATTCTGGTTTGCACAGCAGGGCTCAATCTTTGTGTTTATTGCGCTGATCTTCTATTTCGCGGCCGCAATGAGCCGATTGGAACGTGAATATCGTGAACGCGGGGAGGGGTCAGAGCAATGA
- a CDS encoding acetyl-coenzyme A synthetase (PFAM: Domain of unknown function (DUF3448); AMP-binding enzyme~TIGRFAM: acetate--CoA ligase) — protein sequence MSNEAIYPVPANFADAHITPEKYQEMYRQSLDDPDTFWSSQASEFLTWDKPWDTVCESDLSKGHARWFDGGKLNASVNCIDRHLPERANQTAILWEGDDPSEHKHISYQDLKDEVCRLANVMHDRGVRAGDRVCIYMPMVPEAAYAMLACTRIGAVHSVVFGGFSPEALKDRINDATCRMVITADEGLRGGKTVPLKTNVDAALNQCPSVDTVIVLERTGADVHWEEGRDIAYGASTAEASTEFTPVSMESESPLFILYTSGSTGKPKGVLHTTGGYLLQAASTFKYVFDYREGEIFWCTADVGWVTGHSYIVYGPLANGATTVMFEGVPTYPDGGRCWEVIDKHQINTFFTAPTAIRALHALGDDLVTKYSRKSLRIIGSVGEPINPEAWEWYHRVVGDSRCPIVDSWWQTETGAMMITPMPSAHAMKPGYASFPYFGVEPALLDEQGKEIEGEGSGYLVIKRSWPGQIRTVYGDHQRLIDTYFSTYAGYYFTGDGALRDADGYLRITGRVDDVLNVSGHRMGTAEVESALVLHNDISEAAVVGYPHPIKGQGIYCYVTPVTGVEDSPELRAELVQLCVKEIGPIAKPDVIQWAPGLPKTRSGKIMRRILRKIAENELDSLGDTSTLADPSVVEQLIAGRAEN from the coding sequence ATGTCTAACGAGGCGATTTATCCCGTTCCTGCAAATTTTGCTGACGCCCATATCACACCGGAAAAATATCAAGAGATGTATCGGCAGTCGCTCGATGACCCAGACACGTTCTGGAGTAGTCAGGCATCGGAGTTTCTCACCTGGGATAAGCCATGGGACACCGTTTGCGAGAGTGATTTATCGAAGGGGCACGCACGCTGGTTTGATGGCGGTAAATTAAATGCTTCGGTTAACTGTATTGATCGTCATCTACCCGAGAGAGCGAACCAAACCGCAATCCTATGGGAGGGAGACGACCCTAGCGAACACAAACACATAAGCTACCAAGACCTCAAAGACGAGGTATGTCGTCTCGCTAACGTCATGCATGACCGCGGGGTACGCGCGGGTGATCGTGTTTGTATCTACATGCCCATGGTGCCTGAAGCTGCTTACGCGATGCTCGCTTGCACTCGCATTGGAGCAGTGCACTCTGTGGTATTTGGTGGATTCTCTCCCGAAGCACTCAAGGATCGAATCAATGACGCAACCTGCCGGATGGTAATCACCGCGGACGAAGGTCTACGCGGTGGTAAAACCGTTCCGCTAAAAACCAATGTCGATGCCGCGCTGAATCAATGTCCATCCGTTGACACTGTCATTGTCCTCGAGCGCACGGGCGCTGACGTTCACTGGGAAGAAGGGCGAGATATCGCTTATGGCGCTAGCACTGCAGAAGCCAGTACAGAATTCACACCTGTCTCGATGGAAAGCGAATCACCGCTCTTCATCCTCTACACCTCGGGTTCAACCGGAAAACCAAAGGGTGTGCTGCACACGACGGGCGGCTACCTGCTACAAGCGGCAAGCACCTTTAAATACGTTTTTGATTATCGTGAGGGCGAGATCTTCTGGTGTACAGCTGACGTGGGCTGGGTGACTGGTCACTCCTATATTGTCTACGGACCGCTCGCCAATGGCGCAACAACGGTCATGTTCGAGGGGGTACCGACTTACCCAGACGGTGGCCGATGCTGGGAAGTCATCGATAAACATCAAATCAATACGTTCTTTACCGCACCCACCGCTATCCGGGCGCTTCACGCGCTGGGCGACGATCTCGTCACCAAGTATTCACGCAAAAGCCTAAGAATCATCGGATCCGTTGGTGAACCAATCAACCCGGAAGCCTGGGAGTGGTATCACCGTGTGGTGGGTGACAGTCGCTGCCCAATAGTTGACAGCTGGTGGCAGACAGAGACGGGCGCGATGATGATTACCCCAATGCCATCCGCACACGCCATGAAACCGGGTTATGCGAGCTTCCCCTATTTTGGGGTCGAGCCCGCCCTGCTGGATGAACAGGGGAAAGAGATAGAGGGCGAGGGATCGGGTTATCTGGTAATTAAGCGTTCTTGGCCGGGCCAAATACGAACGGTCTACGGCGATCATCAACGCCTCATAGACACCTATTTCTCGACCTACGCCGGCTACTACTTCACTGGAGATGGTGCGCTTCGAGATGCTGATGGCTACCTCCGTATCACCGGACGTGTTGATGATGTGCTAAATGTTTCCGGCCACCGAATGGGTACAGCAGAAGTGGAAAGCGCACTTGTACTGCACAACGACATTTCTGAAGCGGCCGTAGTCGGCTATCCGCACCCAATCAAAGGCCAAGGCATTTACTGCTACGTGACCCCTGTTACTGGCGTTGAAGACAGCCCTGAGCTCCGAGCAGAGCTTGTGCAATTGTGCGTTAAAGAAATCGGTCCTATTGCCAAGCCTGACGTTATTCAGTGGGCACCCGGACTACCCAAGACGCGCTCGGGAAAAATTATGCGGCGCATCCTCCGGAAGATTGCTGAGAATGAACTCGATAGTCTCGGAGACACGTCGACACTAGCCGATCCATCGGTGGTAGAACAATTGATCGCTGGACGTGCTGAAAACTAA
- a CDS encoding polyribonucleotide nucleotidyltransferase (PFAM: KH domain; S1 RNA binding domain; 3' exoribonuclease family, domain 1; 3' exoribonuclease family, domain 2; Polyribonucleotide nucleotidyltransferase, RNA binding domain~TIGRFAM: polyribonucleotide nucleotidyltransferase), with amino-acid sequence MNVVTKTFQYGGQEVTLETGRIARQASGSVMVTMGTTSVLCTVVAEQKEKPGQAFFPLSVHYIEKAYSVGKIPGGFFKREGRPSEKETLTSRLIDRPIRPLFADGFMNEVQVVCTVMSADLDTDPDIPAMIGTSAALAISGCPFNGPIGGARVGFTEADGYLLNPGYAALKASKLDMVVAGTRDAVLMVESEAKELSEDQMLGAVLFAHQEMQTVIKAIDELVEEAGKPRWDWSAAEVNEELRAQVEEAAGADLGEAYRITEKAARYERVGQVRDAVVEQLATEEGPSADDVKDEFKALEKRIVRQRILAGEPRIDGRDGRTVRQIACEVDVLDNAHGSSLFTRGETQAIGAVTLGSTRDAQIIDALEGERRDPFMLHYNFPPYSVGEAGRIGATGRREIGHGRLARRGLAAVLPTEDDFPYTIRVVSEITESNGSSSMASVCVGSLAMMAAGVPLKAPVAGIAMGLVKEGNQFAVLTDILGDEDHLGDMDFKVAGTAEGVTALQMDIKIEGINEQIMEVALEQALHARLHILGQMNAVLDSAREITSENAPSMVTLKVDSDKIRDIIGKGGATIRQITEESGATVDINDDGTVKVFGQNQGARDAAVDMIMAITAEAEVGAVYTGKVARIVDFGAFITILPGKDGLLHISQIANERVENVSDYLTEGQEVTVKCLDVDQRGRIKLSIKELLEDEVADSAEAEEATEEVAEPEAEAETAEAAVEAADETVEETAEEAPAEEVTDAEDASDESADEASDDDEEEAK; translated from the coding sequence GTGAATGTAGTTACAAAAACCTTCCAGTATGGTGGCCAAGAAGTCACGCTGGAAACCGGTCGCATTGCGCGACAGGCCTCTGGTTCCGTAATGGTAACCATGGGTACAACGTCTGTGCTTTGCACGGTCGTAGCAGAACAAAAAGAGAAGCCAGGACAGGCGTTCTTCCCACTATCGGTTCATTACATCGAGAAAGCGTACTCAGTTGGTAAGATTCCCGGTGGCTTTTTCAAGCGTGAAGGTCGACCCAGTGAGAAAGAGACGCTGACATCGCGTCTCATCGACCGTCCCATACGCCCATTATTTGCTGATGGCTTCATGAACGAAGTGCAGGTCGTCTGTACCGTTATGTCAGCGGATTTGGATACGGACCCTGATATCCCTGCAATGATCGGTACCTCAGCCGCGCTGGCCATTTCTGGTTGCCCGTTCAACGGTCCTATCGGCGGCGCACGTGTTGGTTTCACAGAAGCCGATGGCTACCTACTTAACCCCGGTTACGCGGCGTTGAAAGCGAGTAAGCTCGATATGGTTGTTGCGGGAACTCGCGACGCAGTTCTGATGGTTGAATCAGAGGCGAAGGAGCTTTCTGAAGACCAGATGTTGGGCGCGGTTTTGTTTGCGCACCAAGAAATGCAGACGGTTATCAAGGCCATCGACGAACTCGTTGAAGAGGCGGGCAAGCCACGTTGGGATTGGTCTGCAGCAGAGGTCAACGAAGAGCTTCGTGCGCAGGTTGAGGAAGCGGCAGGTGCTGACCTGGGTGAAGCCTATCGCATCACCGAAAAAGCCGCGCGCTACGAGCGTGTTGGTCAGGTTCGCGATGCAGTTGTTGAGCAGCTCGCAACAGAAGAAGGCCCCTCAGCAGACGATGTTAAGGACGAGTTTAAGGCGCTTGAAAAGCGTATTGTTCGTCAGCGCATTCTCGCTGGAGAGCCGCGTATCGATGGTCGTGATGGTCGCACAGTGCGTCAGATTGCTTGCGAAGTTGATGTACTCGACAACGCACACGGTTCATCGCTGTTTACCCGTGGCGAAACGCAGGCAATCGGTGCGGTAACCCTCGGCTCGACACGCGACGCGCAAATTATCGATGCGCTGGAAGGCGAGCGTCGCGATCCCTTCATGTTGCACTACAACTTCCCTCCCTATTCAGTAGGCGAGGCGGGTCGTATTGGTGCGACCGGGCGTCGTGAAATTGGTCACGGCCGTCTTGCACGTCGTGGTTTGGCGGCTGTACTGCCAACCGAAGATGACTTCCCTTACACCATCCGCGTGGTTTCAGAGATTACTGAATCAAACGGTTCAAGCTCGATGGCTTCGGTTTGCGTTGGCTCATTGGCGATGATGGCTGCGGGCGTACCTCTAAAGGCACCTGTTGCAGGTATTGCTATGGGTCTCGTCAAAGAAGGCAATCAGTTTGCAGTTCTGACTGACATTCTTGGCGACGAGGACCACCTTGGCGATATGGACTTTAAGGTGGCTGGTACCGCTGAGGGTGTTACGGCACTCCAGATGGATATCAAGATCGAAGGAATTAACGAGCAGATCATGGAAGTAGCGCTTGAGCAGGCTCTGCACGCGCGACTACACATCCTGGGTCAAATGAATGCTGTTCTCGACTCTGCTCGTGAGATTACATCAGAAAATGCGCCCAGCATGGTTACCCTGAAGGTTGATTCGGACAAGATCCGCGACATTATCGGTAAAGGTGGTGCGACGATTCGTCAGATCACAGAAGAGTCTGGCGCAACCGTCGATATTAACGATGACGGTACCGTTAAGGTCTTTGGTCAGAACCAGGGAGCGCGCGACGCTGCGGTTGATATGATCATGGCCATCACAGCGGAAGCTGAAGTAGGTGCGGTTTACACTGGTAAGGTGGCACGCATCGTCGATTTCGGTGCGTTCATTACCATTCTTCCCGGCAAAGATGGTCTGCTACACATTTCTCAAATCGCCAATGAGCGTGTTGAGAATGTCAGCGACTACTTGACCGAAGGACAAGAGGTTACGGTTAAGTGTCTTGATGTCGATCAGCGCGGTCGTATTAAGCTCTCTATTAAAGAACTGCTCGAAGACGAAGTTGCTGACTCTGCAGAAGCTGAGGAAGCTACAGAAGAAGTAGCTGAGCCAGAAGCTGAAGCTGAAACAGCAGAAGCGGCGGTTGAAGCTGCAGACGAGACAGTGGAAGAGACGGCAGAAGAGGCGCCTGCAGAAGAAGTTACTGATGCAGAAGACGCGTCAGATGAGTCTGCCGACGAAGCTTCTGATGACGATGAGGAAGAAGCGAAGTAA
- a CDS encoding ribosomal protein S15 (PFAM: Ribosomal protein S15~TIGRFAM: ribosomal protein S15, bacterial/organelle) — translation MALDAARKAQIVEDYKQSEGDTGSPEVQVALLTANIEQLQQHFKEHAQDHHSRRGLIRMVNQRRKLLDYLKRKDTSRYASLIKRLGLRR, via the coding sequence ATGGCACTAGATGCAGCACGAAAGGCTCAAATCGTAGAAGACTACAAGCAGTCAGAGGGTGACACAGGTTCACCAGAAGTTCAGGTCGCTTTGTTGACCGCAAATATTGAGCAATTACAGCAGCACTTTAAAGAGCATGCGCAGGATCACCATTCACGTCGTGGTCTCATTCGCATGGTTAACCAGCGCCGTAAACTGTTGGATTACTTGAAGCGCAAGGACACCAGTCGGTACGCATCATTGATTAAGCGTCTTGGCTTGCGCCGATAA